A window from Hymenobacter volaticus encodes these proteins:
- a CDS encoding glycoside hydrolase family 31 protein — protein MNDNNFQGQNYMVNDLAAKAKQEFFPGQVVASHQEGTDFLFRCDNNVQLRIEVITDKVLRFRFATDNGFAPDFSYAFPEGVPSRQAPLFLEFREKTDHFRITTDRLICTVSKEGLRTRVLNRSGLVLMEDDKGFHWEYDYDSGNDIVKMSKQVQSGVCYYGLGDKPDNMNLRGRRFTNWGTDTYGYVKGTDPLYKNIPFYIELQQRLAHGIFFDNSFRANFDFAAERADVTSFWAQGGEMNYYFIYGPSLLEVTQEYTRLTCPPEMPPLWALGYHQCKWSYYPESNVKAIAKGFRDRQIPCDALYLDIDYMDGYRCFTWSPTHFPEPKRMVQELAADGFKTIVIIDPGIKIDPEYSVYTEALANDYFCRRADGPLMKGSVWPGLCNFPDYTRPEVREWWAGLFKGLIQEDGVKGVWNDMNEPAVFEKGTFPDDVRFHYEGHPASHKKAHNVYGMQMARATAAGVKQFSYPNRPFSITRSTYAGGQRYSSAWTGDNIASWEHLWLANIQCQRLSISGFSFVGSDIGGFIDTPDAELYVRWVALGAFHPFFRTHSSGDHGDQEPWSFGEEAAELAKRFIELRYRLLPYMYTTFWQYMQQGTPMLRPLPFLDQNDTETYLRMAEFSLGDHLLICPITQAGVDGRWMYLPRGDWFYYYTDEPKAGGAEVWATAGLDRIPLFVRAGAVIPFYPVQQYVGELVIEEVTLHVYYKAGQQSSVLYDDGGEGYGYLEGHSTTRRFTVVGTDKNVVLQQVIEGDYQPSFTRYQVVLHGLPFGAATFLVDGQSIEMQEVTLETGLKLPGVVVESNFTELVIE, from the coding sequence ATGAACGATAATAATTTCCAAGGTCAAAATTATATGGTGAACGACCTGGCCGCGAAAGCGAAACAGGAGTTCTTTCCAGGCCAAGTGGTTGCCAGTCATCAAGAAGGCACCGATTTTCTTTTCCGTTGCGACAACAATGTTCAGCTGCGAATTGAAGTAATTACCGATAAGGTGCTGCGATTCCGTTTCGCCACCGACAATGGATTTGCCCCCGATTTCAGCTACGCTTTTCCCGAAGGGGTGCCTTCCCGACAGGCACCTCTTTTTTTGGAGTTTCGCGAAAAAACCGACCATTTCCGTATCACCACTGACCGCCTAATCTGCACCGTTTCGAAAGAAGGCCTGAGAACTCGCGTGCTCAACCGTTCAGGTTTGGTACTGATGGAAGACGATAAAGGTTTCCATTGGGAGTACGACTACGACTCCGGCAACGACATCGTGAAGATGAGCAAGCAGGTGCAAAGCGGCGTCTGCTACTACGGCCTCGGCGACAAACCCGACAACATGAACCTGCGGGGCCGGCGCTTCACCAACTGGGGCACTGACACCTACGGCTACGTCAAGGGTACCGATCCGCTGTACAAAAACATTCCGTTCTACATCGAGTTGCAGCAGCGGTTAGCCCACGGCATCTTCTTCGACAATTCCTTTCGAGCGAACTTTGATTTTGCCGCTGAGCGCGCCGACGTTACCAGTTTCTGGGCTCAAGGCGGCGAGATGAACTACTATTTCATCTACGGTCCCTCGCTGCTCGAAGTCACGCAGGAGTACACTCGCCTGACGTGCCCGCCCGAAATGCCGCCTCTTTGGGCCCTAGGCTACCATCAATGCAAGTGGAGCTACTATCCTGAAAGCAACGTGAAAGCCATTGCCAAAGGCTTCCGCGACCGGCAGATTCCCTGCGATGCGCTCTACCTCGACATCGATTACATGGATGGCTACCGGTGCTTCACTTGGAGCCCGACGCACTTCCCCGAGCCGAAGCGCATGGTGCAGGAACTGGCCGCTGATGGCTTCAAAACCATCGTCATCATCGACCCCGGCATCAAGATTGACCCCGAGTACAGCGTCTATACCGAGGCCCTAGCCAACGATTATTTCTGCCGCCGCGCCGATGGTCCGCTGATGAAGGGCTCGGTTTGGCCGGGTCTCTGCAACTTCCCCGACTACACCCGCCCCGAGGTGCGCGAATGGTGGGCAGGCCTCTTCAAAGGCTTGATTCAGGAAGACGGCGTGAAAGGCGTTTGGAACGACATGAACGAACCGGCCGTGTTCGAAAAAGGTACCTTTCCCGACGATGTGCGTTTCCACTACGAAGGGCATCCTGCTTCGCACAAGAAAGCGCACAACGTGTACGGCATGCAGATGGCCCGCGCTACGGCCGCTGGCGTCAAGCAGTTCAGCTATCCCAACCGCCCCTTTAGCATCACGCGTAGCACGTATGCGGGCGGGCAGCGCTATTCCTCGGCCTGGACCGGCGACAATATTGCTTCTTGGGAGCACCTCTGGCTGGCGAATATTCAGTGTCAGCGCCTAAGTATATCGGGTTTCAGCTTTGTGGGTTCCGATATTGGGGGCTTCATCGATACGCCCGACGCGGAGCTGTATGTGCGTTGGGTGGCACTCGGCGCATTCCACCCGTTCTTCCGAACCCATAGCTCCGGCGACCACGGCGACCAAGAGCCTTGGTCGTTCGGCGAGGAGGCAGCCGAGTTGGCTAAGCGCTTTATTGAACTGCGTTACCGCCTACTGCCATACATGTACACTACCTTCTGGCAGTACATGCAGCAGGGTACGCCTATGTTGCGCCCGCTCCCGTTCCTCGACCAGAACGACACCGAAACCTATCTGCGCATGGCTGAATTCAGCCTCGGCGACCATCTGCTGATTTGCCCAATCACGCAAGCCGGCGTCGATGGCCGTTGGATGTATCTGCCGCGTGGCGACTGGTTCTACTACTACACCGACGAACCTAAAGCGGGCGGCGCCGAAGTATGGGCCACGGCTGGCCTAGACCGTATTCCGCTATTTGTGCGTGCCGGGGCCGTTATTCCATTCTATCCGGTGCAGCAGTATGTAGGCGAGTTGGTTATCGAAGAAGTGACGCTACACGTCTATTACAAAGCTGGCCAGCAAAGCAGCGTCCTCTACGACGATGGCGGCGAGGGCTACGGTTACCTCGAAGGCCATAGTACCACGCGTCGCTTCACAGTGGTTGGCACTGATAAAAATGTAGTACTGCAGCAAGTCATTGAAGGCGACTACCAGCCTAGCTTCACCCGCTACCAAGTAGTATTGCACGGCTTGCCCTTTGGTGCAGCTACCTTCTTGGTGGATGGGCAGTCTATTGAAATGCAGGAGGTAACCTTAGAAACCGGCCTTAAGCTGCCTGGGGTAGTAGTTGAGAGTAATTTCACAGAGCTGGTAATTGAATAG
- a CDS encoding glycosyltransferase: protein MKTNPLKVLLLGWDTPNVSTEVVPPTTTLLQALAPRAELTLLLPRISEPMRLSSVVQTTGLGNLTAEELVLLEALYESDKSQTLQWPEAPYRGASLEQDGSPNGVPAAPYIGRSDDGSNASASPALEFAAPDEISAGTVEVGEAADLGSDNVAPYSGTTEFAREEVVAQPTEAPSAPSHNEAPAPAVPANWMTQLPVHQSILDVATAALQALPTDDASLNFRVIQYARLATRLAASQDFAVIYASDWQSWLAGMEIRQLTGKPLVLHVYSLAQERNTPADRGWVTELERIALRRADLVLTANADLALRVIELHDVSPQRVRRLSRAATQEADLLAETILSALREVS, encoded by the coding sequence ATGAAAACTAACCCACTGAAGGTACTACTGCTAGGTTGGGACACCCCCAATGTATCGACGGAAGTTGTACCACCAACCACTACCCTACTCCAGGCCCTCGCCCCACGTGCTGAGCTGACGCTGCTGTTGCCGCGCATCTCCGAGCCAATGCGCCTTTCCAGCGTGGTACAGACCACCGGCCTTGGCAACTTAACGGCCGAAGAACTGGTGCTACTAGAGGCGCTGTACGAGTCCGACAAGTCGCAGACACTGCAATGGCCGGAAGCGCCCTACCGCGGTGCTTCGCTCGAACAGGATGGGTCGCCAAACGGCGTACCCGCGGCGCCTTATATAGGCCGCTCCGATGACGGTTCGAATGCGTCTGCCTCGCCAGCCCTTGAATTTGCGGCACCAGATGAGATATCGGCTGGAACAGTAGAAGTTGGCGAAGCGGCGGACCTTGGTTCCGATAATGTTGCGCCCTACTCTGGAACTACTGAGTTTGCTAGGGAAGAAGTGGTAGCGCAGCCTACCGAAGCGCCAAGCGCCCCCTCCCACAACGAAGCTCCAGCTCCGGCTGTCCCGGCTAATTGGATGACGCAACTGCCCGTTCACCAGTCCATCTTGGACGTGGCAACGGCTGCTTTGCAGGCTCTGCCAACCGATGATGCCAGTCTGAATTTCCGCGTTATTCAATATGCCCGGTTGGCCACTCGGCTGGCTGCCAGCCAAGATTTTGCGGTGATCTACGCTTCCGATTGGCAGTCGTGGCTGGCGGGTATGGAAATTCGGCAACTCACGGGCAAGCCGCTGGTTCTGCACGTGTATAGCCTCGCCCAAGAACGCAACACCCCCGCCGACCGTGGTTGGGTGACGGAGCTAGAGCGCATTGCCCTACGCCGCGCTGACTTGGTTTTAACGGCCAATGCCGATTTGGCTTTGCGTGTAATAGAACTCCATGATGTGTCGCCCCAGCGCGTGCGCCGCTTAAGCCGGGCCGCTACCCAAGAAGCTGACCTGCTAGCCGAAACCATTTTGTCGGCGTTGCGAGAAGTATCGTAG
- a CDS encoding YdeI/OmpD-associated family protein, with protein sequence MADSQEQVFDAELELHPSDGGVFLFIPFSVPEVFGQRGQVHVRGTLDGFPFRLPLTLDEDGNHILSVNKQLRNAVDKTWGMPVHVTMTLDTDEPGFTLPDDLARALDRVGLRAKFDELAYPHRREYVQWVERAKKPEARIRRIQEVLEGAETGKKLK encoded by the coding sequence ATGGCTGATTCTCAGGAACAGGTTTTCGATGCTGAACTAGAGCTGCACCCCAGCGACGGAGGCGTGTTTCTTTTCATTCCCTTCAGCGTACCCGAAGTATTCGGGCAGCGCGGACAAGTACACGTGCGCGGCACCCTTGATGGTTTTCCATTCCGCCTACCGCTTACTCTCGACGAAGACGGCAACCATATTCTGTCGGTAAACAAGCAATTGCGTAATGCCGTCGATAAGACGTGGGGCATGCCCGTACACGTGACGATGACGCTTGACACCGACGAGCCCGGCTTCACCCTCCCCGACGACCTCGCCCGTGCTCTTGACCGGGTTGGCTTACGCGCTAAGTTCGACGAATTGGCCTACCCCCACCGCCGCGAGTATGTGCAGTGGGTGGAACGCGCAAAAAAGCCTGAAGCTCGTATCCGGCGCATCCAAGAAGTGCTAGAAGGCGCAGAAACTGGCAAAAAGTTAAAGTAA
- a CDS encoding alpha-amylase family glycosyl hydrolase, with the protein MAPDMLIPALKTPHLPLVQQDPWLMPFEPVLRRRLTRLNQRLDEIKDKWGSLTKFASSHQHLGLNYDSRKRGFWYREWAPAAEGLSLIGDFNGWDRYGTPLKRGEDGVWEVFLPDRDYKDRLTHGSRFKVHVRTAKGGKDRLPATLHRAVQDEHTHDFAGQLWRAEKPFVWTDQKFRIHNHVKEPLIYEAHVGMATEDERVGNYREFADNILPRIQDGGYNCVQLMAVMEHPYYGSFGYHVANFFAASSRFGTPEDLKYLINEAHQRGIAVLLDIVHSHAVKNEAEGLADFDGSGNQYFHPGPRGNHPGWDSKLFDYGKPEVQRFLLSNLRYWLEEYHFDGFRFDGVTSMLYQHHGEGVAFSGYEQYFGPEADEDAILYLQLATTLVHEMKKGALLIAEDMSGLPGLCRPITEGGVGFDYRLGMGIPDYWIKLLKHTRDENWNLHDLWYVLTNRRAGEKTVAYAESHDQALVGDKTLSHWLLDKAIYEHMRKDDPDPITDRGVALHKLIRLLTLSLGGEAYLNFIGNEFGHPEWVDFPREGNNWSYHFARRQWSLAENSDLKFEQLLAFDHAQLTLARKNHLLAHPAAHQLNIDTVNQVLIFERGPLIFVFNFHVSNSIPDYHFFVPKSGRYRILLSTDAPEFGGHNRVDTSLTYETFEEEGLEKLSLYVTNRTALVLMRIG; encoded by the coding sequence ATGGCTCCTGACATGCTTATTCCGGCTCTGAAAACACCCCATCTTCCCCTGGTGCAGCAAGACCCTTGGCTTATGCCTTTCGAGCCCGTATTGCGCCGCCGCCTCACGCGCCTCAACCAGCGCCTCGACGAAATCAAAGATAAGTGGGGCTCACTAACCAAGTTTGCTTCCTCACACCAGCACTTGGGCCTGAACTACGATTCGCGTAAGCGGGGTTTTTGGTACCGGGAATGGGCCCCGGCCGCGGAAGGTTTGTCGCTGATCGGTGACTTCAATGGGTGGGACCGGTACGGTACGCCCCTCAAGCGCGGCGAGGACGGCGTTTGGGAAGTGTTTCTGCCGGATAGAGACTACAAAGACCGCCTTACGCATGGCAGCCGCTTCAAAGTGCACGTACGTACCGCCAAGGGCGGCAAAGACCGACTGCCAGCCACCTTGCACCGCGCCGTGCAAGACGAACATACCCACGATTTTGCCGGCCAACTCTGGCGCGCCGAAAAGCCTTTTGTCTGGACTGACCAGAAGTTTCGCATCCACAACCACGTCAAAGAGCCGCTGATTTATGAGGCGCACGTGGGCATGGCCACCGAAGACGAGCGGGTAGGTAATTACCGTGAGTTTGCCGACAATATTCTGCCCCGCATTCAGGATGGTGGCTACAATTGCGTGCAGCTGATGGCCGTGATGGAGCACCCCTACTACGGGTCGTTTGGCTACCACGTCGCCAACTTCTTTGCTGCTAGTTCTCGCTTTGGCACCCCTGAAGACCTGAAGTATCTAATCAACGAAGCGCACCAGCGTGGCATAGCCGTACTCCTGGACATCGTGCACTCGCATGCTGTCAAAAACGAGGCCGAGGGCTTAGCCGATTTCGATGGCTCCGGCAACCAATACTTCCACCCCGGCCCGCGCGGTAACCACCCCGGTTGGGATTCCAAACTCTTCGACTACGGCAAGCCCGAGGTGCAACGCTTCCTGTTGAGCAACCTGCGCTACTGGCTCGAAGAATACCACTTCGATGGTTTCCGCTTCGATGGCGTAACCAGCATGCTCTATCAGCACCACGGCGAAGGGGTGGCTTTCAGCGGCTACGAGCAGTATTTCGGACCCGAGGCTGATGAGGACGCCATTCTGTACCTGCAACTAGCCACCACGCTGGTGCACGAAATGAAAAAAGGCGCGCTATTGATTGCCGAAGATATGAGCGGCCTGCCCGGCCTGTGCCGCCCCATTACGGAAGGCGGCGTTGGGTTTGATTACCGCCTCGGCATGGGCATCCCTGATTACTGGATCAAGCTGCTCAAGCACACCCGCGACGAAAACTGGAACCTGCACGACCTGTGGTACGTGCTAACCAACCGCCGCGCCGGCGAAAAAACGGTAGCCTACGCTGAAAGCCACGACCAAGCCTTAGTTGGCGACAAAACCCTTTCGCACTGGCTGCTCGACAAAGCCATCTACGAGCACATGCGCAAAGACGACCCTGACCCGATAACCGACCGGGGCGTTGCGCTGCACAAACTCATCCGGCTACTGACGCTGAGCCTCGGCGGCGAAGCCTACCTCAACTTTATCGGCAACGAGTTTGGCCACCCGGAATGGGTGGATTTCCCGCGCGAAGGCAACAACTGGAGCTACCACTTCGCTCGCCGGCAGTGGAGCCTAGCCGAAAACTCGGACCTCAAGTTTGAGCAGTTGCTGGCTTTCGACCACGCGCAACTCACTTTGGCCCGCAAAAATCACTTGCTAGCTCATCCCGCCGCGCACCAACTCAATATTGATACCGTCAATCAGGTGCTGATATTCGAGCGGGGGCCGTTGATTTTCGTGTTCAATTTCCACGTGTCGAATAGCATTCCCGACTATCACTTCTTCGTGCCGAAATCTGGCCGCTACCGCATCCTGCTCAGCACCGATGCTCCCGAGTTCGGCGGCCACAACCGCGTCGATACTTCCCTGACCTACGAAACGTTTGAAGAAGAGGGCCTAGAAAAGCTTAGTCTCTACGTTACCAACCGCACGGCTTTGGTGCTGATGCGGATAGGATAA
- the ggt gene encoding gamma-glutamyltransferase codes for MKQPFLPLALAALVFSCTTGQRPETITMPAATASVATPIPPATPVVTEQAMVVSAHPEATRIGVEILRRGGNAYDAAVAVQFALAVALPTAGNIGGGGFLLYRGADGTEGALDFREIAPAAASRDMYLDQQGNVIPDLSTLGHLAAGVPGTVAGMEVVHKKLGKLPWRDVVQPAVDLAAQGLKLTEKEANGLNNQRENFLKYNPTTPPAYVRPDGATRPWQAGDVIKYPELASTLGRIRDQGRAGFYTGKTADLIVAEMQRGKGIISKKDLVNYQPKWRIPLHGQYRGYDVQTFPPPSSGGVALLQMLQMLEFFDLGKAGWHSPQATHWITEAERRVYADRATYLGDPDFGRVPVAQLLEKPYNQQRMASTLPYRATPSAEVAAGAGLPGYESDQTTHYNIVDATGNAVSCTTTLNGGYGSKVVVAGAGFLLNNEMDDFSSKPGTPNAYGLVGGAANAIAPGKRMLSSMTPVILTKNQKLAMVVGTPGGSTIITSVMQAILHTIDYGMNAQQAVAVPRLHHQWLPDYIDVEENALLPATQDSLRARGYKLNPAGHGAAWK; via the coding sequence ATGAAACAACCTTTTCTTCCGCTGGCCCTGGCCGCACTGGTTTTCTCTTGTACCACGGGGCAGCGGCCGGAGACAATTACTATGCCTGCAGCAACTGCTAGCGTAGCAACTCCGATTCCGCCTGCTACCCCCGTCGTGACGGAGCAGGCCATGGTGGTTTCGGCGCATCCGGAGGCAACGCGCATCGGGGTGGAAATCCTGCGCCGCGGCGGCAATGCTTACGATGCGGCAGTGGCCGTGCAGTTTGCGTTGGCGGTGGCTTTGCCTACGGCTGGCAATATTGGCGGGGGTGGCTTTCTGCTGTACCGCGGCGCCGATGGTACCGAGGGAGCCCTGGATTTTCGGGAAATAGCCCCGGCCGCCGCCTCACGGGATATGTACCTCGACCAACAAGGCAATGTGATACCCGACCTAAGCACGCTTGGCCACTTGGCGGCGGGCGTACCGGGAACCGTGGCCGGCATGGAGGTGGTGCACAAAAAACTAGGCAAGCTGCCCTGGCGCGATGTGGTGCAGCCCGCCGTAGACCTGGCTGCTCAAGGGTTGAAGCTAACCGAAAAAGAAGCCAACGGCCTCAACAACCAGCGGGAGAATTTCCTGAAATACAATCCAACTACCCCACCGGCTTACGTCCGTCCCGACGGTGCCACCCGCCCCTGGCAAGCCGGCGACGTTATCAAGTACCCCGAGTTAGCCAGTACCCTCGGGCGCATCCGCGACCAAGGCCGCGCCGGCTTCTATACCGGCAAAACCGCCGACCTGATTGTGGCGGAAATGCAACGCGGCAAGGGTATCATCAGCAAGAAAGACTTGGTTAACTACCAGCCTAAATGGCGCATTCCGCTGCACGGGCAATACCGTGGCTATGACGTGCAGACTTTCCCGCCACCTAGCTCGGGTGGCGTAGCGTTGCTGCAAATGCTACAAATGCTGGAATTCTTTGATTTAGGCAAAGCCGGTTGGCACTCTCCGCAGGCCACACACTGGATTACCGAAGCCGAACGGCGCGTTTACGCTGACCGCGCCACCTACCTCGGCGACCCGGACTTTGGCCGCGTGCCCGTGGCGCAGCTCCTAGAAAAGCCGTACAACCAGCAGCGCATGGCCTCCACCCTGCCCTACCGCGCTACGCCTAGCGCCGAAGTAGCAGCCGGGGCGGGCTTGCCTGGCTACGAGTCAGACCAGACCACGCACTACAACATCGTGGATGCTACGGGCAACGCGGTAAGCTGCACTACCACGCTCAACGGCGGTTACGGTAGCAAAGTGGTGGTAGCCGGAGCGGGCTTCCTGCTCAACAACGAAATGGACGATTTCAGCAGCAAGCCCGGCACGCCCAACGCGTATGGCTTGGTTGGGGGCGCGGCCAACGCCATTGCGCCCGGTAAGCGGATGCTGTCCTCGATGACACCCGTCATCCTCACCAAAAACCAGAAACTGGCGATGGTAGTAGGCACTCCCGGTGGCAGCACTATTATCACCAGCGTTATGCAAGCCATTCTCCACACCATCGACTACGGCATGAACGCGCAGCAGGCCGTGGCCGTGCCTCGTCTGCACCACCAGTGGCTCCCCGACTATATTGATGTAGAAGAAAATGCATTGCTGCCGGCCACCCAAGATTCATTGCGCGCACGGGGTTACAAGCTTAATCCCGCGGGGCATGGGGCCGCATGGAAGTGA
- a CDS encoding bestrophin family protein: MYTNKTFPLRIILFFCWRELLWFTLLSVAVLVAYKGLGWTFIAIPFLPVATIGTAVAFYVGFKNNSSYERLWEARRIWGAITNASRSWATLVNTTVGREQFDENPDAVIRLRRQLILRQVGWVNALRLQLRRRVLWQEDPRVRSLHVKLVEQQHRQAEEMHSTLEPFLPTFELACTDCGATNVPNLLLHAHATQLAELKTRGLLDPFEHNTLSALLVECFAQQGAAERIKSFPFPRQYAHFSTIFVCLFTFLLPFALIGEMAKFGPNAVWLDLPFSILISWVFFSMESIGDASENPFENGLNDIPMTAICRNIEIDLRELLGDAPLPERIQAVDGVLL, translated from the coding sequence ATGTATACCAACAAGACCTTTCCACTGCGCATTATTCTGTTTTTCTGCTGGCGAGAATTGCTCTGGTTCACGCTGTTGAGTGTGGCGGTGCTGGTAGCTTATAAGGGGCTTGGTTGGACATTTATAGCTATTCCGTTTTTGCCGGTAGCTACCATCGGCACGGCAGTGGCTTTCTATGTGGGCTTCAAAAACAACTCTTCGTATGAGCGGCTTTGGGAGGCCCGCCGCATCTGGGGCGCTATTACCAACGCTAGCCGGTCGTGGGCTACGCTGGTGAACACCACCGTGGGCCGCGAGCAATTCGACGAAAATCCGGATGCGGTGATTCGGTTGCGGCGGCAGCTGATACTGCGGCAGGTTGGCTGGGTGAATGCGTTGCGGCTGCAACTTCGGCGCCGGGTGCTCTGGCAAGAGGACCCCAGGGTTCGGTCGTTGCACGTGAAGCTGGTGGAGCAACAGCACCGGCAGGCCGAGGAAATGCACAGCACGCTGGAGCCGTTTCTGCCCACGTTCGAGCTAGCCTGCACCGACTGCGGGGCCACCAACGTGCCCAATCTGCTTTTGCACGCCCACGCAACGCAGCTTGCGGAGCTAAAAACCCGCGGCCTGCTCGATCCTTTCGAGCACAACACGCTGTCGGCGCTGCTGGTGGAGTGCTTCGCCCAACAAGGTGCCGCTGAGCGGATCAAGAGCTTTCCTTTTCCGCGGCAGTACGCTCACTTCAGCACCATTTTCGTTTGCCTGTTTACGTTCCTGCTGCCTTTCGCGCTAATCGGCGAAATGGCCAAATTTGGGCCTAATGCCGTGTGGCTCGACCTACCTTTCAGCATACTTATTTCCTGGGTTTTCTTTTCCATGGAATCCATCGGCGACGCCAGCGAGAATCCCTTCGAAAACGGCCTCAACGACATCCCCATGACGGCCATTTGCCGCAACATCGAAATCGACCTGCGCGAGCTACTCGGCGATGCCCCACTACCAGAGCGTATTCAAGCAGTGGATGGCGTGTTGCTGTAA
- a CDS encoding YceI family protein, which yields MKTVLAFLLFLSLTSFQPAATTYQAKPTASQLTWTGHAEAGTWAPTGSVQLRRGTFEYDGQTLRNGRFEFDMSTIKHEDAKLTEHLRGTDFFDAAKYPTAVFVLREVKNSTAIGQLTIKGITMPVQFPLTLERLPNGSLRVTGTATIDRTQFGVNYNSSSFFQNLGSYAIRNDFQLAFTVVASKS from the coding sequence ATGAAAACTGTTCTCGCCTTCCTGCTTTTCCTTTCGCTGACTTCGTTTCAGCCAGCTGCCACCACTTACCAGGCGAAGCCAACCGCCAGCCAGCTCACCTGGACCGGCCACGCCGAAGCCGGTACTTGGGCGCCCACTGGCTCCGTTCAGCTACGCCGGGGTACCTTCGAATACGATGGCCAGACCCTGCGAAACGGCCGCTTCGAGTTCGATATGAGCACGATCAAGCATGAAGACGCCAAACTAACCGAGCACCTGCGCGGCACCGATTTTTTCGACGCCGCAAAGTACCCGACGGCCGTATTTGTGCTGCGCGAAGTCAAGAACAGCACGGCTATCGGTCAACTCACCATCAAAGGCATAACCATGCCCGTGCAGTTTCCCCTAACCCTGGAGCGTCTGCCCAATGGCTCGCTCCGCGTCACGGGGACGGCCACCATCGACCGTACGCAGTTCGGGGTCAACTACAACTCCAGCAGCTTCTTCCAGAATTTAGGCTCCTATGCCATCCGCAACGACTTTCAGCTGGCCTTTACAGTGGTTGCATCGAAATCGTGA
- a CDS encoding helix-turn-helix domain-containing protein translates to MQIPLTPLVVLLFAVIAQAVFAAGLLGLARANQLPNRFLALLMLAIALWLLDGFFRVANIYGQNPNWYFAPIYYSFAFGPLLYFYVRSLVNHDFQWQTRYWWHFVPVLVQAALYGWLRWQDYETRNWFWQTVHRPYTYRVEFVGTWLSLTIYLVLSLRLLRQYRRWLLDNFSETSQLRLLWLRTLLVLVAVVNVQWLIELVLREFFELYYRYDYSTELLGVVVFLIGVVGLRQADMHAVRFAPEEEPNDFGLIAAPSTAPELAVAAPFSGEHNRVVEAGVHNTDALAASMQSKTAVAAPGAKPAAAVDAAVVARIRRALEEEHLYLNPTLTLAELSAHTGLAPRLISFTVNNGFGQPFNDLVNSYRVAEVKRRLATPDAQRLTLLGIAFESGFNSKTTFNRIFKQFTGVAPRDWQVRDE, encoded by the coding sequence ATGCAAATACCGCTTACGCCCTTGGTCGTGCTCCTGTTTGCGGTTATAGCGCAGGCCGTGTTTGCGGCGGGCCTATTGGGGCTGGCTCGTGCCAATCAGTTGCCCAACCGGTTTTTGGCCCTGCTAATGCTGGCTATTGCGTTGTGGCTGCTCGACGGGTTTTTTCGGGTGGCCAACATCTACGGGCAAAACCCGAATTGGTATTTCGCGCCCATTTATTACTCGTTTGCCTTCGGTCCGCTGCTGTATTTCTACGTCCGCAGCCTTGTCAACCACGACTTTCAATGGCAAACGCGCTACTGGTGGCATTTTGTACCGGTGCTGGTGCAGGCTGCTCTCTACGGTTGGCTGCGTTGGCAAGACTACGAGACCCGCAACTGGTTCTGGCAGACCGTCCACCGGCCCTACACGTACCGCGTGGAGTTCGTGGGCACTTGGCTTTCCCTGACCATTTACTTGGTGCTGAGTTTGCGCCTGCTGCGCCAATACCGCCGCTGGCTGCTCGACAATTTCTCGGAAACGTCACAGTTACGGTTGCTGTGGCTGCGCACGCTGCTAGTGCTGGTGGCGGTAGTAAATGTGCAGTGGCTCATTGAATTGGTGCTACGCGAGTTTTTCGAGCTTTACTACCGCTACGACTACTCCACCGAACTACTCGGCGTGGTAGTTTTCCTGATTGGGGTGGTGGGCTTGCGGCAAGCCGATATGCACGCCGTCCGTTTCGCGCCCGAAGAAGAACCCAATGATTTCGGATTGATTGCCGCCCCTTCAACCGCACCAGAATTGGCCGTGGCTGCGCCTTTCTCCGGTGAGCACAATCGGGTCGTAGAGGCTGGTGTGCATAACACCGATGCATTAGCTGCGAGTATGCAAAGTAAAACCGCCGTAGCAGCGCCAGGGGCAAAACCTGCCGCGGCGGTGGATGCGGCCGTGGTAGCCCGTATTCGGCGGGCGCTGGAAGAAGAGCATCTGTATCTTAACCCCACACTTACGCTGGCGGAATTATCGGCGCATACGGGCCTAGCGCCCCGGCTCATTTCCTTCACCGTCAACAACGGCTTCGGCCAACCCTTCAACGATTTGGTGAACAGCTACCGGGTGGCCGAAGTGAAACGCCGCCTTGCCACCCCCGATGCGCAGCGTTTGACTTTGCTTGGCATCGCCTTCGAAAGCGGCTTCAATTCCAAGACCACCTTCAACCGCATCTTCAAGCAGTTCACCGGCGTTGCCCCCCGCGACTGGCAGGTAAGGGATGAGTAG